The window AGCTAGCTATCTGCACTTTTAAATTATTGAGGATCGATCGCGAATATCAGAAATTATTGAAGAAGTGACTGGATTCCATCATGCTATGTTAGCACTAGAAATCAATAGAGCTATATTTTTGTTTTGTTTCCTGGACATGCCAATGCTGCTGGCTTTAACATCCCAGCTGACAATTTGCCAAAACTGAAAACATCATAGCTCAGATCTCTGATACACCCATCTCTTGCTTGTAGTGTGAGATATAGTAAACAGTATTTTAGTACCACTTCTTGGAGACGTGAATGCTCCGGAGCGTCCGTGCTCCGCGTTTGTTTTCTCACAGAAGTAAAAAGTGAATAAACCGGTTAACCCGTCGATTGCAAGCACGCCCTTGCTAGGCGCGTCGTGTGTGGGTATTAGTTTTAATTGTTTTTTTCCTTTTATAAGTTTTATTCCTCAGATCTGAGGACTTGGGTAGTGCGAAACACAGTTTCAGTCTGGGTATCTCTCCTCCATCTGTCATCGTTCTTCGTTTTCTGGGTTGGATCCGGCTTTGATGAGTTTTATTCCTCAGTTAAAATACAGTTACTTATTTCAAGGGGCAACAATAGACCAAAACCCAGATAGAACATGTAGCTAGCATTACACACAAAGAAGTAACAGAAATGAAAACCTGCATGCTGTGGAAGAGATTATCCAGCTGCCATGTCCCTTATTTGTGTTGATGTAATTGACAAGAATCTCATCCTCATCAGGAGTCCATGGACGTACCTCTCTTCAACCCATTCTTGTCACAACATGGAGTCCTTTCCATCTCTAGATTTTGATTCCAAGCAGACAAAAAAGAAAAAAGAGAGAAGGAAATAACAACCACCACCAACACAAAGCACAAACCCACCACTACCAAACCCACCAACACATTATCTTTTTCTCCCTCAGTCCTGCAACTGAAGAGACAAACAATGGAAGATCTGTGGAAACGACCCAATAGCTTCGCCGAAGAAGCAGCCAAGAAATCAGGCCATCCCCAGTTCACCACCTCCGCCAAAATCTCAACCGATCCCTCGAGTTCGCCGCCGAGCCCTCCAAGATAGCCGACGAGATCGAAACGGCCGCTCTTAAGCAAGCCGATCAGATCAAGGAGAGGGAGATACACCGTTCTCATTCATTGATAGGTAAGGCTCATCACATCGTTTGTTGTTTCCTAAACCATTAGACTAAAAAGTCAGTGACCAATTTACCCACATCCAACTCGTCTGCCTCCTTTTGATTGCGGATGAAATACTTACCGAGTTCTGCAACTCACGCGCTCAAGGAGACTAACGGGAGACTAACACGGACGAAATACACGCACCAATGGAGGATCGACACGTAACCAAGACAAATGCGGAGCATGAACGTTCCGGAGTATTCCAGAACTGGCCCCACTTCTTTCACAAGATCGAAGATCAGTTTTTGATTCCAAAACTATGTAGAGATGTGCTCCCAATTGGTGCTTCATGCATTTACCTAGTAGTTACTACATTCCTTGGTTATTTATCAGGGTTAATATTATTTTTATCATAATATGAATATATATATATCATTCATCAGTGGAAGGTGTTACAAGTAGATTGAAACACTAAAAAAATTAAACTTAAGTGAGACCACGTACGTACGTTTAGATGAAACTAATTGAAGTTCTTAATAAAAATAATTCCAAATTTGATCTCTTCAATTCGGTGTCGTGTAACTCCTACTTAGCTTGTAATTGGTGCCAACTGCATATACCTGCCCTAATTTCTGCTGATCCTCTCTGCAGCAAGGTCATTCAATTTTGACTCTGATGTCTTCAGCCAGATTCAATTCTTATCTATATCTGCAGAGTACTAAACTAATAAACTACTTTGCCAGAAAAGATTCCCACTTTTCCCCAAGAACATTACTTACAAGCATACATCTATAGATTTCAGTCCAGAAATGCGAAGTTCAGAACAATTGAAACTATGCATGCATTGCTGGGAAATAAGATATTGTACATAATTAACTTCGTTCGATTCATTTGAGCTCTTAGAGCCAGAAATACAGACTCTCTCAATTACATAAAATATATAATTTCTCTTGACGTAGAAATGAAAACAAGAAAAGGGAAATCCACTTTTCTTATTTCTAAACATGATGATTCAACTTGATCGTCACGATGAAATATATTTCTAGATGTAAAGGGTTCTGGGGCGATCCGATCCGGGAATCGAGGGGTAGCTAGAAAGAGAAACTCCCATCGGAATTGCAAACGTAGTCTCCATGAAGATCCTCTGCTGAAACGTTTCGATGCTCGCACCGGCTTCCATGAGGTCCTTCACCATGTTCTTGTAAGACTCCTTGAGCTTCTTCAACATGCAGAGGTACTTGAGCTTCAGCCACCTCAGTCTGATTTTTCTGAACATCCTAACTAGCATGACGGCTCGCGGCGGCTTCTTGCCTCCGAGGCGGGCCATCGGGAGCTTCCGGCGACGGAGAGGGATCCCGTAACGTGACATCCGGCGATCTGGGTTTGTTAGAGGACGGGTTTGCTGATCGAGCTCACGATTTTGAGCCATGTTTGTGAAGGTGGTGATATGGGGAAGAGAGAATAGGGGGATATGTTATTTGTTCTATAGAGGATATAAAAGAGAGAAAGTTGACTTATATGGGAGCATAAAGCATCAATCTCATGGTGGGGTATGTGGGCCCTTTTGTTTCTCAACCGTTTGATCTGATGACCACAACAGTTTGAAGTTAATGCAACAGAAAAAGACACCCTCCACATGTACAACATGCATGCTATGCTTCTTCATGTGGCCATATTTTCCTCTCTCTTCTCCTTTTTTTTTTTATCTCTTTTTATTTGTTATGTCTATCAGTCTGTGGTATAAGTTACATGTAATTTTATTTTTCGTTTTACATATTCAACATACAAGATAATCGTAAAATATGAATGATAAAATGTTTATGAAAGTTCTCTGAAATATAACGTTTTATCTAATGACTGAATCTACTATTACTGAAACAATCCCACAAAGTCAGCAATGAGTGTAGCTAGATTTGAGTATCTCTAGTCCTCAAATTAATGTAACAATATATCATGATTGGGAGAAACAACGCACCCTCATAGCTGACATTCGATCTATAACATGACAATCTGAATCCGTCGCGTTTATACATATTTTCCGTTAAGCCAACTTCGTTGGTGATTAACTAGCGAATTATGGTCATGAGCACCCTGATCTGTATGGTTTAACTACTTTCCCATTTAAATGTCTCTAACGTTTCATTTAGATCAGCTGAAAAAATAGGAGTAGATAGAGTTTTGTTCTTTAGTTTTTTATTTGCTTTTATAGATAAATAATTAATGACTCCAAGAGCTATTGTAGATTACTTACCAAACAATACCAACTATTAAAACATGGTAAATTATAGTTGAAATGGTTATAATCTTGGACTAAGACAGTTGGACATTGTCAGGGTACTGATTTGGTGAAACGTTGATTTTCCTCACTATATATATACCTGTCTGGTTGTTATGCAGTTTCTCAAAGTTCATAATTAGGAATTTAAAATAAGATAAGATCGAATCGAATTGCTCTACGAAGGATAATACAGAAACTATAGTATTAATTAAGCATCAATAATTTAATAAACTAATGGATATTTTGTACCCAAAATCTTTAATAATTGTTTCAAACTGTATAGGTTATACAATTGAGCGTTACGTAGATGATGACGGTGGTGGTCTGTCTATTGTTTAAGGCATCATGGTCACATTCTTGCTATAATTGATTAGAATATATAACTTAATGTAATTGTGTGTTTGTTTTATAGGGGAATGAAATCATCTATTAAATAATGACGTTACTGTGTCAAATAGGAGATAATTCTCATAATATAAGTTGTTTTTTTAGGAGAAAAAAAATTACAATGAAGATCCTTTTAGGCGACCAATACAAAAACAATCCATAATAAAAGCCATCAGAGCTTGGGGAGGAATCCCATCAATCCAACACATCAGTGAGGAGAGAGAGTGACCAACCGAAGCAAGAGCATCCGCAAGAAAGTTTGCCTCTCTGTATGTATGAGAGAAGGTGATGCTGACAAACGAATCGGCAAGAGCTATAACATCTCGGATCAGGGACTTGAGTTTCCAAGGAATACCACAAGACCCTTTGACACAGTTGATGATAAGGGAAGAGTCTCCTTCTACTTTGATTTGGTTACAATTGCATCTTTTAGCAGCAAGGAGCCCTTCTTTTAAAGCTATGCATTCAGCCAACGGAACAGAAGAATTGTGAAGCTTCCGCGCACCAGACACAATGGGAGAGCCAACAAAGTCTTTAATGATGAACCAAGCAGCAGATGAATTAGAAGTTACTGAGCAGTCAAAGTTTAGCTTGAACCAGTTAGGAGCAGGGGGAATCCATTAACGGTCTCCAGATTTCTAGGAGAGCTGGAGGAGATATTTCTGTTGATTTGACGATAGTCAAAGCCTGTAGCAGCTGCAGCATGAACAATAGCTGGAGGAGTGACTTGAGCACATCGGAAGATAACATTGTTTCTCGCCTTACAGATCTGCCAGCACACCAACAAGTTGTCTTCAATAGTGTGAGATTGGCCACCCTGAAAAATAGAGACCAGCCAATCCTCAAAATTAGAGAAGGAGGATGGGTTAGGCAAGTGGTTGATACTATTCCACACAACAGTAGTCGTCGTGCAGGAAGAGAACAAATGATTGAGGTCCTCAACCCCTGAACCACAAAGAGCACAAGAGCTATCAATAATATTCATAAAACGAGTTAAAAAAGCTCTTGTTTTTAATCTGCCTCTATAAGAAACCAAGAAAAAAATCTTAGCTTTATGGGGAATATTCAACTTCTAGATCTTTTTCAACATATCAGCCTTAGAATGTGCAGGCAACTTGTATTGCATATGAGTAGCAAACTTAATAGAAAATATTCCATTTGGAGGTGGACCCTAAATAAATTCGTCTTTATAATCATTCAAAGGGATATTAATAGCAGAAATTTCTCATAATATAAGTTGAAGTTCAATAAAGCTACAAAAATAGGAAACATATTATATCATCTATTGTTGAATGCAATTTTATTATTAGACAAGTAAAAAATAAAGTCTAAAAAACCTGTCAAAAAAAAAAAACTTTCAGAAGTGTCCTAAAAATGGAACTACATCAATTATCTAGACGTTTAAGACCTCAATTGGTGTATGCATAAAAAAATCAACCCAACAAACCAATGACATGAGTAATGCCCCTACAACACACCCAACATCGATCAAGTGGCAAGCTCTAATAAATGATGCTTTCAAGATTAACTTTGATGGCTCTGTGGTTGTGACTCAGCAGCGGGGGGATTTGTAATATGTGATTCCCTTGGCGACCTGATGGCAGCTAGTTCAAGAAAGACATGGAAGTCCTCGGTTCTAGTTGCAGAAGCTCTTGCACTTTGTGACAGCCTTGTCTACGCCAAAGACAAGGGATATAGCAGGTTAGAAGTGGAAGGAGACTCCAAACTGGTCATCGATGCTCTTAATGGGGTCTTTGTTCTTGTTGGAGACTTATCAAATTGGTGGAAGATATCAGATTGCTCACGGCTCATTTTTCGTCTATCTCTTTTAAACATGTGTTTAGGGAGGCGAATTTTGTAATTGATGCGTTAGCACACTTAAGTCACTCTTTGCCTAATGGTAATATTTGGGTAAATAAGGTTCATAATGAGGCTTCTCATGCCCTTGTGTTTGACATTGTAAATTCGGGATGCCCTAGAGGCTCCCATATTTAATTTTATGTATTTTCCATAAAAAAAAAAAACAAACAAACAAACAAACCAATGACATCTAAGGGGCAAGGATAAGATAAAGAATGAAACAAGTTGTCCCAACAAACTCAAACCGTTCAAAACCAAGACATGTACCTAAAATAGGCCCATTTCACTGGGAGACATATACAGTACTTCAATCTCTCTCTTTTTTTGGGTAGAAGTTGATCAATATCATAGATCAACAACAATAGATCAATGAAGAGCTCACATTTAAACAAGCTCATACAACTGATACAAGAGTGAAAACCACGCCTCCCATGTATTCATTCAACTAGCCATTCACCTGCTTAAACAAGCAATTGTGTTACGTTACATTTTTAGAAATGTTTGACTAACAACTATTTTTAAATATCACTTTGCTAACCATGTGACAAAATAAATTGACAATCCTTTTGTTTGGAAAGAAAACAAAGAGTGAGTTTACCTTCCAATGTGTTCCACATTCACTTATGGGAAAACTTGTATGCTCTAGTTAAACTTATAAGCATACAGTTACTTTTGAATAAATATTTATGATGCAAGCTCAACTAAGAGTCATAGTTCTCTTAAACCGACGTGATGCCATTTTGTATGGTTTGATATTAATTTATCATGGTTTTTCTCTAACGTCATAACTTATGTTTGTATGTGACTACGACTATGATTGTTGTACTTTTAAGTTTCGTAAATTTAATCACTAAGATTCAGTAATTCACAATTGCTTTTCTTCAATACTTAGTTATTTCCTTGATGTAGCATCTATAAAACTCGCTGATAAGAAATGTGATCAAAACTGCGAGAAGATTGTTCCACATAACATATAGACCAAAATGGTTGTATCATCATAACAATAATGGTTATGTGAGACTCAATTTTTATGGTGCTTTAGACACTCAAAATGTCAAGTTTGGCACTAGAGCGATGGTTAGAAATTCCAATGTAGTATGTCTGGGAGTGCTAGTTGTCTCTACTGTGGGATTCATGTAACCACAAACATGTGAGTTCTCTGCTCTCCTCAATGGTTTCACTTTTGTTGGCAAACAGGTTTCACTTTCACTAAATTGCTACCTTAAAAAAAAAAAAAAAAAAAAAAAAAAAAAAATCACCATATTGGAAATCAAGGGTGATTGCCCAACTTTTTTTTTTTTTTTTCTTGCTACAAACTCCTCCTTCAAAGAAGTTCGATGGAGGTGTTGTTGATGAAATGAAGAGTCTTTGTCAGTTTTGTAATTGAGATTATGTTTCTTGTAACTGTAACAGTGTGTCCAATGTATTTTCAAAGTTGGCATTTGGTCCCAACGTAATTACCTCGAGAATCAAGATTAATAGACGATAAGTGTTAGCCATTAAGTTATTTATGACTGTGGGAACTTTTTTGTCGAATGGACATTCATATTTGATCCTAGAAAATAAGACATAAAGTGGCAACAAAAGTGAAAAAGAGTTAGAAAGAAAAATACGACGCCTGAGAGATTCGAACTCTCGCGGGGAAACCCCATGTACTTAGCAGGCACACGCCTTAACCACTCGGCCAAAGCGTCTTTTTGACAATATGCCTTAAACAAAATTATCTATCGTCAGAAATAAATTAAAAGAGGCTCCCCTCTGTGTTTCCGCGTCTGGAAACTAAACCCCTATTAGATTGGGAAAGTGCAAAACCTAATTGCACGCGGAATGAAATCCTTATTGCCCTCTCCCAATCCAATAGGGATTTAATCCCTCACCGACTCACCGTCTATATTAGGCACCCACCTCTTTCCTCAATTCTCATATTCCCATCATCCCTTTCTCCCCCAATTCTCTTTCCCCAAATCCAATTAGGGTTCCTATTTTCACATCCCCTGAAACAATCAACACCCCAAAACCCACCATGGATCCCAATCTCAACGTCCATTCCGCTTCCTTCCAAGCCAATCAAGCCCGCCGTCTTCCGATCTCGGAGGCGGCGCCTATCTACGAGCAGCTCCTTGCTGCCTTCCCGACCGCCGCGAAGTTCTGGACCCAATACGCCGAGGCCCAGATGGCGGCGAACAACGACGAGGCCACCAAGAACATATTCGCCAGGTGTTTGCTGAAATGCCGCCACGTCCCTCTCTGGCAGGCCTACCTCAATTTCGTCAAGAAAGTCAATTCCAACAACGGCCTAGAGGGTATTAAGGAAGCCTTTGATTTCGCAATCGATTCTGTTGGGGATGATATTGCGTCTGGCCCTGTGTGGTTGGACTACATTAGCTTCTTGAAGGGTAGTAATCAGATTGTTTCGATGAGGAAAGTGTACCAGAAGGCTGTTGTGAGTCCTAATCATAACCTGGACCAGATTTGGAGCGAGTATCAGAGCTTCGAAAGAACCTACAACAAGGACCTTGCGAAAAGCCTGCTGGCTGAGTTTTCCGGGAAGTTTAATCGCGCCAAGATTGTGTATTGGGAGAGGAGGAATGCGGTCAAGGACATTGATTTCAGCATGCTTGCTGTGCCGCCGACTGGCTCTCCCAGGGAAGAAGGGCAGTGGATGGCGTGGAAGAAGCTGTTGGCTTTTGAGAAGGAGAACAAACAGATGATAGATGTTGCGTGGTGCAACAAGCGAATTGTGTTGGTGTATGAGCAGTGCCTGATGTATCTGTGCCATTACCCTGATATGTGGTATGATTATGCAATGTGGCTTGTGAATAGTGGTTCTGTGGATGCTGCGGTGGAAGTGTTTAAGAGAGCTTTGACGGCTCTTCCTGAGTCAGAGATGCTGAAGTATGCGTATGCGGAGCTGGAAGAATCCAGGGGAGGAAACCAGGCTGCAAAGAAGATATATGAGAGCCTTTTGGGAGATGGTGGTGCTAGCACTACATCAGGACTTGCTCAAATTCAGTTTCTTCGATTCTTAAGGAGGACTGAAGGTATCGAAGCTGCTCGCAGCTACTTTTTAGAAGCTAGAAAATCCCAGAATTGTACTTATAATGTATATATTGCTTATGCCAATATTGCTGTGTGTCAAGATAAAAATATGAAACTTGCACTTAATGTTTTTGAGGCTGGGATGAAACTGTTTTTGCATGAGCCTGAGTACATTCTTGAGTATTTAGATCTTTTGATTCGCTTGAATGATGATATAAATGCTAGAGCCTTGTTTGAGAGGGCATTATGCTCATTGCCAACTGAGAAATCGGTTGAGATATGGAACAGATTTGTCAAGTTTGAGCAAAATTATGGAAACTTGACCAGTCTGTTGAAGGTTGAGCAAAGAAAAAAAGAAGCACTTTCTAGAATAGGTGGTGAAGAGAAATCTTCATCTTCAGAAAGTTCATTGCAGGATGTTGTATCACGATATACTTTCAGGAATCTTTGTCCCTGCTCTGTGAAGGATCTGGATCATTTAACCCGAGAAGAGTCCCTCTCTAGAAATATGAATAGGAAGCTGGATAGTGCCTCGACTGTTCCGACTGAAGCTAAACCAGCTGTGGTACCAGATTCATCAGTTCCAGTGTCTGCAAAAGTAGTTTATCCAGCTACTAATCAGACCATGCCTACAACTGTGGTTCCAAACCCAGGGCTGCGAAGCCAAACACCCATGGCTGGAAATGTCCAAACCACAACGGGGCTTGTAGGTGGAGATCCAAAGTTTGATGATGTACTACATACCGCACCTGCTTTGGTAGCCTTCTTGACGAATATGCCGCAGCAAGTTGGGGGTCCAACCCCAGATGTGGATGTTGTGTTATCATTCATTCTGCAAAGTGACATACCAATCAGCAGAAAAAGGAAAGCCGATGGAAGGGATGATGAAGTCAATCTCTTGCAGGATCTCCCAGTAGATGTTTTCAAGATGCGGCAGTTGAAGAAGTATCAGGGTTCTGGTTCTCAATCAGGATCTGCTTCCTATGGGAGTTCTAGTTGTAGTTCAGGAGATTACAGTGTAGTAACTCGAAACACTATCTAAATGTAAATTGTTAAGTGAATTCTCTTATGTTGTTTCCTCACTTCCTGATCGTTTGCAGATCAGTCTCATGTACAAATACCATTTACTCAATAAAGATTCTATTTTTCAAAAGTTAAATTCTGTTCTCCATTTTACTGTCATTTACTTCTCTTTTCGTATTATGTGTTCTCTCTTTGTGTTTGATATGGTTATTGGTTAAGCTGCTATATTTGATTGATATCAGAAAACGACTTAATAATTCCGTCATAACAAATTCAATTTCCCCAGGATTGCATAATCATGATATCAAATGACAATATGTATTGCCCCCAAAAATGAAGCAAGTTGTCTATGCAACAAAAAAACACAGGGTGGAAGTAGGAAACAGAGCACAGTGTAATCTGGAATTCAGTGTTCTGATATGTTCTGAAATACTTTTCCAAAACTCAAATGAACTCACATCACGTCACTAGTGGATTCTAATTCCATATACTATATCAGACTCTGAGGGTGAATGATTTGTCTTAAAAAGTCCCAATCCAAGTCTACCATTCTCCATTCTTGCAATTTGTATGTTCCCTTCTAGGGCAATCGAGGTAGTCACTCCGAATTTCATATTGTAGAAAATTTGTAAAAAAGAAAAAAGAAAAAAGATGTTTTTACTTCATGGCCTGGTGTCAGTTTTGGGCAACTGCTGTTGTTCTAGGCAATCAACCTCCCATAAATTCAAAATTTTACGTCCATAATGAGGGTTTATTTTTTTAGTCACATATATCAGAAGCAAATTCCATATTCAGATCCATCTTTTATAGTTTAGAATTTAGATGTTGTTTTGCGTAACAAAAATCCGGTGATGGAGCTTTTGGAGTCACTGACTGAGGCTTTAAATTATGTTCATGAACAATTTCTTCAGATTCTATACTAGTTCTTTCTGTAGGTGTACCTTAAAAATTAAGTTATTGTGAAATTTTGGTAGGCTTCACAGCAAGCTTCCCTTCTCAAGACTTGTTTGGATAATTTTTGTGCTCTCTCTGGACAAACTGTGAGTTTTGAAAAATCTTTAGTGTTCTGCTCACCCAACACTTCCAAGTCTACTGCTTCTTTGATCAGCAATGTGTGTGGATCCCCTCTCACTTGTGATCTTGGCAAGTATTTAGGTATGCCTCTCATTCATGATAGAGTCAATAAGTGCACTTATGCTGGTTTATTTGACAAAGTTTAGAAAAGGCTCTCTAGTTGGAAAAGTAAGGTTTTAAGCTTTGCTTGTAGACTTACTTTGGTGCAATCAGTTACTTAAGCTATTCCTATGTATGCAATGCAAACAGCTAAGTTTCATGTTAGTCTTTGTGACAAACTTGATAAACTAAATAGAGACTTCATTTGGGGTGATGTTGAAAACAAGAAAAGGGTTCATCTTGTAAACTAGGACACTATCTATCAATCTAAGTATTTAGGTGGATTAGGGATCAAGAAAATTGCTGATATGAATCAGGCTATGCTCTCTAAGATTGGTTGGAGAATTTTCCAACATGATAATGGTCTTTGGGCTAATGTGTTTTATGCTAAATACCTTCAACATGGTTGTTTGTTTGGAAATGATTATAAGCCTCCTTCTAATGTTTCCAGTACTTAGAGAGGTGTTATGCATGGAGCTGAGCTAATCAAAAAGAATTTAAAATGGCGTGTGGGAAATGGCAATTCTATTAAATTTTGGTACGATTTTTGGCTCTTGCCCCAAGCCCTTATTAACTTTGCTCTCTCTTCTGCTGTGATTTTTGAAGATGCTGTGATTAGTAATTTCTGGAATGCTGAGGTTTGGGATGTGGAGCTTCTGTTGTCTGTGCTCTCTAGAGAAATTGTTAATCTTATTGTTAATGTGCCAACTGGTTTTAGTGAGAGTGGTGATGATACTAGAATTTGGTGTTCTACTTCTAATGGCCAATTTTCAGTGAAGTCTGCCTATAGCTCTATTTTTTATTCTTCTGATCCTATGAATCCTCAATGGAAAGCTATGTGGAAGCTTGACCTTCCCCCTAAACTCAAGACCTTTTTGTGGACTATTCTTCATAAAAAGCTGCTCACCAATGTTCAACGTGCTACCAGAGGCTTTACTTCTAGCCCTTCTTGTCCCATTTGTCACTCTGCTGATGAGACTCTATTGCATTTGCTGAGAGACTATCCTAGAGCTAAAATTATATGGAGAGCTTTCAGTAAACCTGTTTGCATTGATAATTTTTTTTTCCCTAGATTGGCCTGGTTGGATTAATGCTCAGTTGCAATGCCATATTGTTGTTCAGGAAAATATTAGCTGGAATTGTCTTTTCATTTTCATCTGCTGGTTTATATGGAAGTGG of the Fragaria vesca subsp. vesca linkage group LG6, FraVesHawaii_1.0, whole genome shotgun sequence genome contains:
- the LOC101302957 gene encoding cleavage stimulation factor subunit 3-like codes for the protein MDPNLNVHSASFQANQARRLPISEAAPIYEQLLAAFPTAAKFWTQYAEAQMAANNDEATKNIFARCLLKCRHVPLWQAYLNFVKKVNSNNGLEGIKEAFDFAIDSVGDDIASGPVWLDYISFLKGSNQIVSMRKVYQKAVVSPNHNLDQIWSEYQSFERTYNKDLAKSLLAEFSGKFNRAKIVYWERRNAVKDIDFSMLAVPPTGSPREEGQWMAWKKLLAFEKENKQMIDVAWCNKRIVLVYEQCLMYLCHYPDMWYDYAMWLVNSGSVDAAVEVFKRALTALPESEMLKYAYAELEESRGGNQAAKKIYESLLGDGGASTTSGLAQIQFLRFLRRTEGIEAARSYFLEARKSQNCTYNVYIAYANIAVCQDKNMKLALNVFEAGMKLFLHEPEYILEYLDLLIRLNDDINARALFERALCSLPTEKSVEIWNRFVKFEQNYGNLTSLLKVEQRKKEALSRIGGEEKSSSSESSLQDVVSRYTFRNLCPCSVKDLDHLTREESLSRNMNRKLDSASTVPTEAKPAVVPDSSVPVSAKVVYPATNQTMPTTVVPNPGLRSQTPMAGNVQTTTGLVGGDPKFDDVLHTAPALVAFLTNMPQQVGGPTPDVDVVLSFILQSDIPISRKRKADGRDDEVNLLQDLPVDVFKMRQLKKYQGSGSQSGSASYGSSSCSSGDYSVVTRNTI